GATCTTAAAGGGAAAATTTCTGTTCCAGACATTTCTACAACAGCAGGCCCCTTGATGTTATACATTGCTAGTGATCATGCAGGTGTTGATATTACAACAGATAAAGGCAAAGCAGCCTTTAATGCAATGAAAGAGTTAAAACCAAATGTGGTTAAGACATATTCAAAATCATCAGATCTAGCCAACATGTTCCAATCAGGTGAAATTGAGGTAGCGGTTGTTGCTGATTTTGCGGTTGATATCATTCAAGGTGCTTCTAAAGACGCAACGTACGTTGTTCCTGAAAGTGGCACCTACGCAAACTTTAATACAATCAACGTACCGAAAAGTTCTAAAAACAAAGAATTGGCTTATACATTCGTTAACGATCGTATCAGTGAAGCGTCACAAAAAGCAAAAGCCGTTTCATTAAATGAAGGTCCAACCAACAGCAAAGTAACACTTGATGAAAAACAAGCAGAAAATAAAACATACGGTAAAGTAGCGGATCGAGCAAAAACAGTTGATTTTTCATTCATTAATGACAACTTATCTAAATGGGTCGATCAATGGAACCGTACAATGAATCAATAAACAAGTGAGAAGGGCGATAAGTATGAACGTAGATATGATCATTCAAGACGTTTTGGTTTTCCAAACGTCAACACAATCTTTTATCAAGAAAAATGTCTCCATCAAAGATGGAAAATTTTATTATATCAGTAACGCAGAGCTAGATCACTTGACGCCTGAAACAATCATCAAAGCCGAGAATCAGTATATGATTCCCGGCTTGATTGATGCCCATATGCATATTGAAAGTTCGATGACAACACCGACGATTTTTTCAAAAGCAGTATTACGCTATGGGGTAACAACAGTTGTAGCAGATGCCCATGAGATGGCCAATGTCTTTGGTTTAGATGGCTTAGAGGAATTTATGAAGGCAGAAACTGAGCTGGATATTTTTCATGCGATTCCGTCTTCTGTTCCTTCAACAACACCAGAACTAGAAACAACGGGTGGTATTATCGGACTTGCTGAAGTGGCAGCGCTGTTGAAGCATCCTAAAATCGTCTGTTTAGGTGAAGCGATGAATTTCAAAGGAATTGCCTATGAACCAGAGTCTTTGATTCGCCAAATCATTGATCTATGTAAAAAAGAACGGCCGACGATGCCCTTAGAAGGCCATTGTCCAAAAATTTATGATGAAGAGCTGGCAGCCTTTTTATTTAGCGGAATCACTTCAGATCATACACATCAATTTCCAGAATCCTTAAAAGAAAAAATTGAGGCCGGTGTTTTTATCCAATTCCAAAATAAATCGATCACACCGGAAAATATGAAGGTTATTGTAGAAAATGATTTTTATGAATATGCCAGTATTATCACAGATGATGTAATGGCGGATGACTTGCTCCAAGGTCATTTAAACGAGAACTTGAAAAAGGCGGTAAAAGCAGGTTTACCGATTGAAAAAGCAATTTATATGACGACCTACACACCAGCGAGACGGATGGGTTTTCACGATCGTGGGGAAATCGCGCCGGGACGAAATGCTGATTTTATTTTATTAAATAATTTAGAAACGTTGAAGTTTGATGCCGTTTATAAATCAGGCAAAAAGGTTTATGAAAAAGGAGCAGAAATCGAATATCCTGCTGTAATTGAGTCATTTCCAGAAGAGTATAAGCAATCGGTTCATTGCAAACCACTTACGGTTTCTGATTTAGTGATCAAAGTGGCAACGAACAAAGAATATGTCCGCTGTAATGTGATTCAAAAACAAGAAGTAGGAACATTCACTGAACGGATCACCAAAGAAATTCCCGTGAAAGATGGGATTTTACAATGGCAAGAAGCTAACTGCGCTTTGTTGATTGTAATGGAAAGATACGGTAAAAATGGCAATATTTCCATATCACTAATGGATAAACCAATCACTGAAAAAGGCGCAATTGCAACTACTTGGGCACATGATCATCATAATGTAATGGTTATGGGCAATAATGTAGAGGATATTGTGACAGCGCAAAATGAATTAATCACGATCCAAGGTGGCTACATTGTTGTTTCAAAAGGAGTTATCACAGGGAAATGTCCTTTGCCAATCGGCGGAATCCTCTCCCAAGCACCAATTGAAGAGCTAGGCAGCGACTTACAAAAAGTCCGTGCAAGTATGCAAGCGTTAGGCTACAAAAACATGAATGAAATAATGTCTTTTTCTACATTATCTTTACCTGTTTCACCGGCTATCAAGGTGACAGATATGGGAATGATGAATACAAAAACACAAGAATTTTACCCATTGATTTTTCCAGAAGATGGAGTATTGCTGAATGAAGACTCTCATTAAAAATGTGCATATCCTTTCAATGGATGATTATTTTTCAGAAGTTAAAGATGGATTTGTAATGATTGAAGATGATCTAATTACAAAAATCGGTCATGTTTCTGAACTTGTTTCAGTCACTATTCATGCTGATAACGTAATCGATGGAAAAAGTGGGTTGTTGATTCCAGGTCTGATCAATACGCATACACATGCAGGGATGATCCCGTTTCGTTCTTTAGGAGATGATGTTCCAGATCGACTGCGTCGCTTTTTATTTCCTTTAGAGCAACATATGACAAAAGAGTTGGTAAGAGCCAGTACTGATTATGCGATTGCAGAGATGTTATTGAGTGGTGTGACGGCGTTTTGTGATATGTACTATTTTGAAGATGAGGTAGCTAAAAGTTGTAAAGAAATGGGAATCCGAGCATTAGTTGGTGAAACTATTATTGATATGCCAACTTGTGATAGTTCTAAACCGTCTGGTGGCTATGAATATTGCGAAACATTTTTAGAAAAATGGCAGAACGATTCGTTAGTAACACCGATCATTGCACCACATGCGCCTAATACAAATGATCTAGAAACGCTAAAGAAAATCGTGGCGCTTAGCGAAAAATACAATGCCCCGATTACGATGCACGTATCTGAAATGACTTATGAAGTGGAAGAGTTTCAAAAAAAATATAACCAAACACCAATAGAATTTTTACAAACATTAGGGTACTTTGAACGTGACTTTATTTTAGCTCATTGCATTTTAACAACCGAAAATGATTTAGACATCATTGCGTCCTCAAAAGGAAAAGCTCGCGTCGCTCATTGCATTGGTGCGAATACCAAATCAGCAAAAGGGGTAGCACCTGTCAAACAAATGCTCGAAAAAAATATCGTGGTAGGTTTAGGAACAGATGGACCAAGTAGTGGGAATACTCTAGACTTATTTAGCCAAATGCGTCTGTTTGCTAATTTTCATAAAACCCATAATCAGGATCGCGCTCTTTTTCCTGCAAAAGAGATTGTCCGTCTCGCAACAATAGGTGGCGCAGAAACGTTAGGTCTAGCAGATCAGGTTGGCTCGATTGAAATCGGAAAAAAAGCAGATTTAACTTTAATCGAAACGGAGTCTGTTAATATGT
This genomic stretch from Enterococcus haemoperoxidus ATCC BAA-382 harbors:
- a CDS encoding amidohydrolase — its product is MKTLIKNVHILSMDDYFSEVKDGFVMIEDDLITKIGHVSELVSVTIHADNVIDGKSGLLIPGLINTHTHAGMIPFRSLGDDVPDRLRRFLFPLEQHMTKELVRASTDYAIAEMLLSGVTAFCDMYYFEDEVAKSCKEMGIRALVGETIIDMPTCDSSKPSGGYEYCETFLEKWQNDSLVTPIIAPHAPNTNDLETLKKIVALSEKYNAPITMHVSEMTYEVEEFQKKYNQTPIEFLQTLGYFERDFILAHCILTTENDLDIIASSKGKARVAHCIGANTKSAKGVAPVKQMLEKNIVVGLGTDGPSSGNTLDLFSQMRLFANFHKTHNQDRALFPAKEIVRLATIGGAETLGLADQVGSIEIGKKADLTLIETESVNMFPIFDPYSAIVYSANASNVDSVWVNGRQLISEKKMIEQGLEKIKETLYREMENFVIEAKKL
- a CDS encoding adenine deaminase C-terminal domain-containing protein: MNVDMIIQDVLVFQTSTQSFIKKNVSIKDGKFYYISNAELDHLTPETIIKAENQYMIPGLIDAHMHIESSMTTPTIFSKAVLRYGVTTVVADAHEMANVFGLDGLEEFMKAETELDIFHAIPSSVPSTTPELETTGGIIGLAEVAALLKHPKIVCLGEAMNFKGIAYEPESLIRQIIDLCKKERPTMPLEGHCPKIYDEELAAFLFSGITSDHTHQFPESLKEKIEAGVFIQFQNKSITPENMKVIVENDFYEYASIITDDVMADDLLQGHLNENLKKAVKAGLPIEKAIYMTTYTPARRMGFHDRGEIAPGRNADFILLNNLETLKFDAVYKSGKKVYEKGAEIEYPAVIESFPEEYKQSVHCKPLTVSDLVIKVATNKEYVRCNVIQKQEVGTFTERITKEIPVKDGILQWQEANCALLIVMERYGKNGNISISLMDKPITEKGAIATTWAHDHHNVMVMGNNVEDIVTAQNELITIQGGYIVVSKGVITGKCPLPIGGILSQAPIEELGSDLQKVRASMQALGYKNMNEIMSFSTLSLPVSPAIKVTDMGMMNTKTQEFYPLIFPEDGVLLNEDSH
- a CDS encoding ABC transporter substrate-binding protein; amino-acid sequence: MKKKLLIGVLATATLLMAACGNSEANTKKESKSGSKSLVVSTFGLSEDIVKKDIIAPFEKVNDAKVTLEVGNSADRYTKLLNNPNAGIDVIELAQANATQGDKEDLFEKITEKEVPNIKELTAGAKEVYESGAGIPIAVNSVGIVYNKEKVGKEITSWDDLWSSDLKGKISVPDISTTAGPLMLYIASDHAGVDITTDKGKAAFNAMKELKPNVVKTYSKSSDLANMFQSGEIEVAVVADFAVDIIQGASKDATYVVPESGTYANFNTINVPKSSKNKELAYTFVNDRISEASQKAKAVSLNEGPTNSKVTLDEKQAENKTYGKVADRAKTVDFSFINDNLSKWVDQWNRTMNQ